A region of Phycisphaerae bacterium DNA encodes the following proteins:
- a CDS encoding protein arginine kinase — translation MTIEDLLHSPGEWLKTGGNLGDVVVSSRIRLARNLSGFRFLTKASAAERRDIVRTLCEAIDSADFGVETFYIDVEKADPIDRQFLVERQLISRQHGEGEGSRGVAVGASEQISLMINEEDHLRMQVLRHGLDLDAAWNQIAGIDVALEGLVKFAFHEDYGYLTACPTNVGTGLRVSVMLHLPALKITNEIEKVLRAAKDMRLAVRGLYGEGTEALGDFFQVSNQVTLGRSEEEILTDFKNNVIPSIVRYEQETRKALKKDRLTALDDKIWRAFGILSNARAISSEEALFLLSHLRLGAVMERIKHIDLSVINDLFLFTQSAHLQKRCGKRLDGEQRSILRADYIRERLAKAQPSTN, via the coding sequence ATGACCATTGAAGACCTTCTCCACTCGCCAGGCGAATGGCTGAAGACCGGGGGAAACCTCGGTGACGTCGTCGTTTCGTCGCGCATTCGATTGGCCCGCAATCTGAGCGGCTTCCGCTTTCTGACCAAGGCCAGTGCCGCCGAACGTCGGGACATCGTCCGGACACTCTGCGAGGCCATCGACTCGGCTGATTTCGGCGTCGAGACCTTCTATATCGACGTCGAGAAAGCCGATCCGATCGATCGACAATTCCTGGTCGAGCGGCAGCTCATCAGCCGGCAGCACGGTGAAGGCGAGGGAAGCCGTGGGGTGGCGGTCGGAGCAAGCGAACAGATCTCGCTGATGATCAATGAAGAAGACCATCTGCGGATGCAGGTGCTCCGGCACGGGTTGGATCTTGACGCCGCCTGGAATCAGATTGCCGGCATCGATGTCGCTCTGGAGGGGCTCGTCAAGTTCGCCTTCCACGAGGACTATGGCTACCTGACGGCCTGCCCGACCAACGTCGGTACCGGTCTGCGGGTCTCGGTTATGCTGCATCTCCCGGCCCTCAAAATCACCAACGAAATCGAAAAGGTTCTGCGCGCCGCCAAGGACATGCGTCTGGCGGTCCGCGGTTTGTACGGTGAGGGAACCGAGGCCCTGGGCGACTTCTTCCAGGTTTCCAACCAGGTAACCCTCGGCCGAAGTGAGGAAGAAATCCTCACCGATTTCAAGAACAACGTGATCCCGTCCATCGTCCGCTACGAGCAGGAAACCCGAAAGGCTCTCAAGAAGGATCGGCTGACCGCCCTCGATGATAAGATCTGGCGGGCGTTCGGCATACTCTCCAATGCACGGGCCATCAGCAGCGAGGAGGCGTTGTTCCTGCTGTCACACCTGCGACTCGGCGCGGTCATGGAGCGCATCAAGCACATCGATCTCAGCGTGATCAACGATCTCTTCCTCTTCACCCAGTCAGCCCACCTGCAGAAGCGATGCGGGAAGCGGCTCGACGGTGAGCAGCGCAGCATTCTGCGCGCCGATTACATCCGCGAACGCCTGGCCAAGGCCCAACCAAGTACGAATTGA
- a CDS encoding UvrB/UvrC motif-containing protein: MLCQRCKKQTATVHLTDLVQGEKRERHLCEDCANAEGVVVKQNVSINDVLNSFLMSQASIQEMARLRCPECGITFVEFRNQGLLGCPNDYDVFGKALTSIIERAQDGQTRHTGKTPGQVVRIDPVQQERFRLQRELREAVEREDYEQAAKIRDRLGELQSQ, encoded by the coding sequence ATGTTGTGCCAGCGGTGCAAGAAACAGACGGCAACCGTTCACCTGACGGATCTGGTCCAGGGCGAGAAGCGAGAACGGCACCTCTGTGAAGACTGTGCCAACGCTGAAGGCGTCGTGGTGAAGCAGAACGTCTCGATCAACGACGTTCTCAATTCGTTTCTGATGTCCCAAGCCAGCATCCAGGAGATGGCCCGTCTCAGATGCCCCGAATGCGGAATCACTTTCGTCGAGTTTCGCAACCAGGGTCTGTTGGGTTGCCCAAACGACTATGACGTCTTCGGCAAAGCTTTGACCAGCATCATCGAGCGGGCACAGGACGGTCAGACGCGACACACGGGTAAGACACCAGGCCAAGTGGTCCGGATCGACCCGGTTCAACAGGAGAGATTCCGGCTTCAGCGCGAGCTGCGCGAGGCGGTGGAACGTGAGGACTACGAACAGGCCGCCAAGATCCGCGACCGGCTGGGGGAACTGCAGTCACAATGA
- the trpE gene encoding anthranilate synthase component I, translating to MLKILPTFTDFERLAAGGNTIPVYCQLLADNLTPVTAFSAIAEESPHAFLLESVVGGENIARYSFLAADPQATFEAKNSRITLDGPGGQSVEESLDPLARLARTLEGYKAVHLPELPRFAGGAVGYAGYDIVRYYEPLPNPPKDDRGLPDMLFGLYDSMVVFDHVVKTILVISHAHVEIDGVRAGYEKACERVAATVKRLTRPRQTRTGHIDRLGDPTIPFTSNFEAHGFQEAVEACKEYIRAGDIFQVVLSQRLRVKTKADPFDIYRALRVVNPSPFMFFLKSPRVMLVGSSPEIMCRVEDGVITNRPLAGTRRRGRTEEEDKVLEAELKADPKERAEHIMLVDLGRNDVGRVAELGSVELRDVMSIERYSHVMHISSTVTGRLRRGLTAFDAMRATLPVGTVSGAPKVRAMQIIDEFEPTLRGPYAGAVGYVDFSGNMDTCIALRTMVITPGDVFGKNTVYVQAGAGIVADSQPELEYKETINKAKALLRAVEIAETGFE from the coding sequence ATGCTGAAAATCCTGCCGACTTTCACGGACTTCGAGCGTTTGGCCGCCGGCGGCAACACCATCCCGGTGTATTGTCAGTTGCTGGCGGACAATCTGACCCCTGTCACGGCTTTCTCCGCTATCGCTGAGGAGAGCCCACATGCGTTTCTGCTGGAAAGCGTGGTCGGCGGAGAGAACATCGCCCGCTACTCGTTCCTGGCGGCTGATCCGCAGGCGACCTTCGAGGCCAAGAACAGCCGAATCACGCTGGACGGTCCCGGCGGCCAGTCTGTCGAGGAATCCCTTGATCCGTTGGCACGGCTGGCCCGTACCCTGGAAGGCTACAAGGCGGTCCATTTGCCGGAGTTGCCTCGTTTCGCCGGCGGGGCCGTGGGTTATGCGGGATACGACATCGTGCGCTACTACGAGCCGCTGCCGAACCCGCCCAAAGACGACCGGGGCCTGCCGGACATGCTTTTTGGCTTGTATGACAGCATGGTGGTTTTCGATCATGTGGTAAAGACCATCCTGGTGATCAGCCACGCCCACGTCGAGATCGACGGGGTTCGAGCCGGTTACGAGAAGGCCTGCGAGCGCGTCGCCGCGACAGTCAAACGGCTGACCCGGCCCCGGCAGACCCGAACCGGCCACATTGACCGTCTGGGCGACCCGACAATTCCGTTTACGAGCAACTTCGAGGCGCACGGCTTTCAGGAGGCCGTCGAGGCGTGCAAGGAATACATCCGGGCAGGGGACATTTTCCAGGTAGTTCTGTCGCAGCGACTTCGCGTGAAGACCAAGGCTGACCCGTTCGACATCTACCGGGCCCTGCGGGTAGTCAATCCCTCTCCCTTTATGTTCTTTCTGAAGAGCCCCCGGGTCATGCTGGTTGGTTCATCGCCGGAGATCATGTGCCGGGTTGAGGATGGTGTCATCACGAATCGTCCGTTGGCGGGGACCCGGCGTCGCGGTCGAACCGAAGAGGAAGACAAGGTCCTGGAAGCCGAACTCAAGGCAGACCCCAAGGAACGGGCGGAGCACATCATGCTGGTCGACCTCGGTCGAAACGACGTGGGGCGGGTTGCCGAATTGGGTAGCGTGGAACTCCGCGACGTCATGTCGATCGAGCGGTACAGCCACGTCATGCACATCAGCAGCACGGTTACCGGCCGACTGAGGCGGGGCTTGACTGCTTTTGACGCCATGCGGGCGACGTTGCCCGTGGGCACGGTCAGCGGAGCCCCCAAGGTCCGGGCTATGCAGATCATCGACGAGTTTGAGCCGACGCTCCGCGGACCCTATGCCGGGGCGGTCGGTTACGTTGATTTCTCGGGTAACATGGATACCTGTATCGCGTTGCGGACCATGGTGATCACGCCCGGTGACGTGTTCGGGAAAAACACCGTCTATGTGCAAGCCGGCGCAGGAATCGTGGCCGACTCACAACCCGAGCTCGAATACAAGGAAACCATCAACAAGGCGAAAGCCCTGCTCCGGGCCGTCGAAATCGCGGAAACGGGGTTTGAATAG
- a CDS encoding glycosyltransferase has protein sequence MRVLMLGWEFPPFISGGLGTACYGLTKGMSEIGTEVLFVLPRPVEASFATHVTLLTPLGAGSSMYRIEGFKNILFRTVDAGFGVSAYQVAAALAASRQGQPSGFLKVPKGETVGRLGEEAAKLAGTATTQPAFSGGQYEGDMFAEVERYTRLATQVAMQETFDVVHAHDWMTYRAGIAVAALTGKPLVVHVHSTEFDRSGEHVNQRIYDIERQGMHMATKVIAVSYLTRNIIISRYGVPPERVEVVYNAIDLNGNSLGITPTAIDRNEKLVLFLGRITMQKGPEYFLRAAKKVLEVMDNVRFIMAGSGDMVRGIIEMAAGLGIGHKVLFTGFLRGPDVERVFRMADLYVMPSVSEPFGIAPLEAMSNDVPVIISKQSGVSEVLTHALKVDFWDINEMANKIIAVLRHPSLQNTLRQHGRIEVQKLSWADSAKRCVEIYQDALGWSAN, from the coding sequence ATGAGAGTCCTGATGCTTGGTTGGGAGTTTCCTCCATTCATCTCTGGAGGATTGGGTACCGCCTGCTACGGGCTGACCAAAGGTATGAGCGAGATCGGAACGGAAGTCCTGTTTGTGCTGCCTCGACCCGTGGAGGCCAGCTTCGCGACGCACGTTACCCTCTTGACCCCCCTGGGCGCCGGCTCATCCATGTATCGCATCGAGGGATTTAAGAACATCCTCTTCCGGACGGTCGATGCCGGGTTCGGTGTGTCCGCTTATCAGGTGGCCGCGGCATTGGCCGCCTCCCGACAGGGACAGCCTTCAGGATTCCTGAAGGTACCCAAGGGAGAAACCGTCGGGCGGCTTGGCGAAGAAGCTGCAAAGCTGGCCGGTACGGCCACGACGCAGCCTGCTTTCAGCGGCGGGCAGTACGAAGGCGACATGTTCGCGGAGGTCGAGCGATACACGCGCTTGGCAACACAAGTGGCCATGCAGGAAACGTTCGACGTGGTCCATGCCCACGACTGGATGACCTACCGCGCGGGTATTGCGGTCGCAGCCCTAACGGGTAAGCCTCTGGTGGTGCACGTTCACTCGACGGAATTCGACCGCAGCGGCGAGCACGTCAACCAGCGAATCTACGACATCGAACGCCAAGGCATGCACATGGCGACCAAGGTCATCGCCGTCAGCTATCTCACCCGGAACATCATCATTTCCCGCTACGGCGTGCCCCCCGAGCGCGTTGAGGTCGTGTACAATGCTATCGACCTCAACGGCAATTCGCTGGGAATCACCCCCACCGCCATTGACCGCAACGAGAAGCTCGTTCTTTTCCTGGGCCGGATCACCATGCAGAAAGGCCCTGAGTATTTCCTCCGAGCCGCCAAGAAGGTTCTGGAGGTGATGGATAACGTCCGCTTTATCATGGCCGGCTCGGGAGACATGGTTCGCGGCATCATCGAGATGGCCGCCGGCTTGGGAATCGGCCACAAAGTCCTGTTTACCGGCTTTCTCCGCGGTCCCGACGTCGAGCGCGTCTTTCGCATGGCCGATCTTTACGTCATGCCCAGCGTCTCCGAACCGTTCGGCATCGCCCCGCTCGAAGCCATGTCCAACGATGTGCCGGTGATCATCAGCAAGCAATCGGGAGTCTCTGAAGTCCTGACCCACGCGCTGAAAGTCGACTTCTGGGACATCAACGAGATGGCCAATAAGATCATCGCGGTCCTCCGGCACCCGTCACTGCAGAACACGCTGCGGCAACATGGACGAATCGAAGTCCAGAAGCTGTCTTGGGCGGACTCAGCCAAGAGATGCGTCGAAATCTACCAGGACGCCTTGGGCTGGTCGGCCAACTGA
- a CDS encoding Gfo/Idh/MocA family oxidoreductase, translating to MARAGLTRRALLGKSAGLATVGLTTLDAQSAERLLGSNDRISVGIVGAGNRGLALARWISQLATEQNVELTAVCDIWNRARDAGADYIEELTGRRPRKCRYLAEICDLADVDALVVATADFQHAPHTRQAVEAGKDVYVEKPFGCDFEQIKLARDAAKARGRIVQAGTQGRAEGLPWAARDFIRSGKLGKVSFVEVTNSLFEQRWRIPGSETSLSEKDTDWKEFLSYTPEVPFDARKYREFRLFWPYSTGIFCQFMSHAVDLVNLVLDDVPKAAIATGGVLVWKDGRSNPDTAHCLVEYLGGCIFSYHMRLGNSANGRTLTFYGTNGTLDLHAGVAYGEGGLGEVVMKPGTHGVPELTVVANRRLPERRQGGVMLKAEPDGDHMVDFFECVRSRKQPRASIDAAFYHALATTMAGMSLRLKTRIEYDMTTDTLLPLNTP from the coding sequence ATGGCAAGAGCAGGCTTGACCCGACGTGCGCTGCTTGGGAAATCGGCGGGGCTGGCAACTGTCGGATTAACGACACTTGATGCCCAGTCGGCCGAAAGATTGCTCGGTTCGAATGATCGCATTTCCGTTGGCATCGTCGGAGCCGGCAATCGGGGTCTGGCCTTAGCCAGGTGGATCAGCCAGCTCGCGACCGAGCAGAACGTTGAACTGACCGCCGTCTGCGACATCTGGAACCGCGCTCGTGACGCCGGGGCGGACTATATTGAGGAACTTACGGGGCGCCGGCCGCGCAAGTGCAGGTATCTGGCTGAGATTTGCGACTTGGCAGACGTGGATGCCTTGGTCGTTGCGACTGCCGACTTCCAGCATGCCCCACATACCCGTCAAGCCGTTGAAGCGGGCAAGGACGTGTACGTAGAGAAGCCGTTCGGCTGTGATTTTGAGCAGATAAAGCTCGCGCGCGATGCAGCGAAGGCCCGGGGGCGGATTGTCCAGGCGGGTACCCAGGGTCGGGCGGAGGGTCTACCCTGGGCTGCCAGGGACTTCATCCGGAGCGGTAAGCTAGGAAAGGTTTCATTTGTGGAGGTGACGAATTCGCTCTTTGAACAGAGGTGGCGGATTCCCGGCTCGGAGACCTCGCTCAGCGAAAAGGACACGGACTGGAAAGAGTTTCTCTCGTATACGCCTGAGGTTCCTTTTGATGCTCGCAAGTACCGGGAGTTTCGGCTCTTTTGGCCCTATTCGACGGGGATCTTCTGTCAGTTCATGAGTCACGCGGTGGACTTGGTCAACTTAGTGCTGGATGACGTGCCGAAGGCCGCGATCGCGACCGGGGGGGTTCTTGTGTGGAAGGACGGCCGGTCCAATCCTGACACCGCCCACTGCTTGGTGGAGTACCTTGGCGGCTGCATTTTCAGCTACCACATGCGGCTGGGCAATTCGGCGAACGGGCGCACCCTGACCTTTTACGGCACCAACGGAACCTTGGATTTGCATGCCGGAGTCGCTTATGGCGAGGGTGGCCTTGGCGAAGTGGTGATGAAGCCCGGGACGCATGGTGTGCCGGAGTTGACGGTTGTCGCCAACCGGCGACTTCCGGAGCGGAGGCAGGGGGGAGTCATGTTGAAGGCCGAGCCGGACGGCGATCACATGGTGGATTTCTTCGAATGCGTCCGTTCGCGGAAGCAGCCCCGGGCCTCGATCGACGCTGCGTTCTATCACGCCCTGGCTACAACGATGGCCGGCATGTCTCTGCGACTCAAGACGCGGATCGAATACGACATGACCACTGACACACTCCTGCCGTTGAACACGCCGTAG